From Spirosoma agri, one genomic window encodes:
- the pdxA gene encoding 4-hydroxythreonine-4-phosphate dehydrogenase PdxA, translating into MEQRQSDDPNEIRTPQPASPDTGNQPADSQPANAKPATDQRETPQRPTQREGNQRNQHQRDNRQQNNRPGGQRDDNQKNNRQDRDAGTPNREQRDAGTSDRAPREAGTTDRPQQERAPRDVSPTDRPQQERAPRDANAPERASQERGQRDGTTPDRAQQERGQRQDRDRTPRDTNAPERGTQERGQQERGQRDANRQERQPRDGSQNQRSDSRPTDRDRSTGNRERSASEPRNAGNRDRQPSDNGDFIDDDADSQDRSLRETGTDIRDERLVIGISLGDYNGIGPEVILKALQYNRLQKICTPVIYGSMRVLNRYRNLLNLKDWNLNGAPTIGQISHKMTNVITCWPDQNQDIQPGQVTADAGQAALACLQRAVDDLKEGKLDALVTAPINKYNIQSDEFKFPGHTEYLAQEFGVDDNLMFLVSERLRVGVVTGHVPLGRVRQNVTKERISQKLSLMMASLRQDFGIEKPKIAVLGLNPHAGEEGLLGNEEQDIIKPVIAEWRNKGQMVFGPYPADGFFGTRGYLKFDAVLAMYHDQGLIPFKAIAFEDGVNFTAGMPAVRTSPDHGTAYDIAGKNLADETSMLQAIYTAIDVARQRKEFADLEENSLSNQSVEK; encoded by the coding sequence ATGGAACAACGCCAATCCGACGATCCAAACGAAATTCGTACGCCCCAGCCAGCCAGTCCCGACACGGGCAATCAGCCAGCCGATAGCCAGCCAGCGAATGCGAAGCCAGCAACCGATCAGCGGGAAACGCCACAGCGTCCCACTCAACGGGAGGGTAATCAACGTAATCAGCACCAGCGGGATAACCGCCAGCAAAACAACCGTCCGGGCGGACAACGGGACGACAATCAGAAAAATAACCGGCAGGACAGGGATGCAGGAACGCCCAATCGCGAACAACGGGATGCGGGTACGTCTGACCGGGCACCACGAGAAGCGGGTACGACCGACCGGCCCCAGCAGGAACGAGCACCACGGGACGTGAGTCCGACCGACCGGCCTCAGCAGGAGCGGGCACCACGAGATGCGAATGCCCCTGAACGCGCTTCTCAGGAACGGGGGCAGCGGGATGGCACTACGCCTGATCGAGCACAACAGGAACGGGGGCAACGGCAGGATCGTGACCGTACACCACGGGATACGAACGCACCCGAACGAGGAACCCAGGAACGGGGTCAGCAGGAACGCGGACAACGGGACGCAAACCGGCAGGAACGCCAGCCCCGCGACGGCAGCCAGAATCAACGAAGCGATTCCCGCCCAACGGATCGGGATCGTAGTACGGGGAACCGCGAGCGCAGTGCGTCCGAACCCCGCAACGCAGGCAACCGGGACCGCCAGCCCTCCGACAATGGGGACTTTATAGATGACGATGCTGATTCGCAGGATCGTAGCCTCCGTGAAACCGGAACCGACATCCGCGACGAACGGTTGGTTATCGGGATCAGCCTCGGCGACTACAACGGAATAGGTCCCGAAGTGATCCTTAAAGCCCTGCAATATAATCGGTTACAGAAAATTTGCACACCCGTCATCTACGGATCTATGCGCGTGCTAAACCGTTATCGTAATCTACTGAACCTGAAAGACTGGAACCTGAACGGAGCCCCAACGATCGGGCAAATCAGCCACAAAATGACCAACGTCATTACGTGCTGGCCCGATCAGAATCAGGATATTCAGCCGGGCCAGGTAACGGCCGATGCCGGGCAGGCAGCGCTGGCCTGTTTGCAACGCGCGGTCGACGATCTAAAAGAAGGGAAGCTGGATGCCCTCGTTACGGCACCGATCAATAAATACAACATCCAGTCGGACGAGTTCAAGTTTCCGGGTCATACCGAATACCTGGCGCAGGAATTCGGTGTTGACGATAACCTGATGTTTCTGGTCAGCGAACGCTTACGAGTAGGCGTTGTCACGGGTCATGTGCCGCTTGGCCGGGTTCGGCAGAACGTAACGAAGGAGCGGATTTCGCAAAAGTTATCGCTGATGATGGCGTCACTCCGACAGGATTTTGGCATCGAAAAACCGAAAATTGCCGTACTGGGGCTGAATCCACATGCGGGCGAAGAGGGTTTGCTAGGCAACGAAGAACAGGATATTATCAAACCGGTCATTGCCGAATGGCGCAACAAAGGGCAGATGGTGTTTGGCCCCTACCCTGCCGACGGTTTCTTCGGTACTCGGGGTTATCTGAAGTTCGACGCGGTGCTGGCTATGTATCACGATCAGGGATTGATTCCATTCAAAGCCATTGCGTTTGAGGATGGGGTCAACTTCACGGCGGGAATGCCTGCCGTCAGAACATCACCCGACCACGGCACGGCGTATGACATTGCCGGTAAGAATCTGGCGGATGAAACGTCGATGCTACAGGCGATTTATACGGCTATCGATGTGGCCCGACAGCGTAAGGAATTTGCAGATCTGGAAGAAAATTCACTTAGCAATCAATCCGTCGAGAAATAA
- a CDS encoding LytR/AlgR family response regulator transcription factor: MALTLKCFIIDDEQPARAVLEKFIQRVPFLELVGQSYNAVEALWEIQQVQPDLILLDVEMPEMSGIEFLRTLSSPRPQVIMVTASPQYAVEGFELEVLDYLLKPVAFDRFLRAINKAVSKLQPSAAPIVSLPPLTPPPTGRAAELPASPNAPANFFLVKEDKKLIKVLPEEIVFVEAMKDYLTIYLPTRTIVTHMTMTKIEEMLPSADFLRVNRSYIVRKGAIREIDGNLITTTDGKRVPIGVTYRESVWKAMKENLM, encoded by the coding sequence ATGGCATTAACCCTCAAATGCTTTATTATTGATGATGAACAACCAGCACGGGCCGTGCTGGAAAAGTTCATTCAGCGCGTTCCGTTTCTTGAGTTGGTTGGTCAAAGTTATAATGCCGTTGAAGCACTCTGGGAAATCCAACAGGTGCAACCCGATCTGATTCTGCTGGATGTAGAAATGCCCGAAATGTCGGGTATCGAGTTCTTGCGGACGCTCAGTTCACCCCGACCGCAGGTCATTATGGTCACGGCGTCTCCGCAATATGCCGTGGAAGGCTTTGAACTTGAGGTGCTTGATTACCTGCTGAAACCCGTTGCGTTCGACCGTTTTCTGCGGGCCATCAATAAAGCCGTTTCGAAGTTACAGCCGTCAGCAGCCCCAATCGTTAGCCTGCCTCCACTTACGCCACCACCGACCGGACGCGCTGCCGAACTACCCGCTAGCCCAAACGCGCCCGCCAATTTCTTTCTTGTTAAGGAAGACAAAAAGCTGATTAAGGTTTTGCCGGAAGAAATTGTGTTTGTGGAAGCGATGAAGGATTACCTGACGATTTATTTGCCGACGCGCACGATTGTTACGCACATGACCATGACAAAAATCGAGGAGATGCTGCCGTCGGCCGATTTTCTGCGGGTCAACCGATCCTACATCGTTCGAAAGGGAGCAATCCGGGAAATTGACGGAAATCTGATCACAACGACCGATGGGAAACGCGTACCGATTGGTGTTACCTACCGGGAATCTGTATGGAAGGCCATGAAAGAAAATCTTATGTGA
- a CDS encoding 2-hydroxyacid dehydrogenase, with amino-acid sequence MSQNQRSILIADEMHPSLFAMLDEAGFSYDYQPKITREGLLDQLATFDGLIIRSKTTVDNEVFSKAPALQFIGRAGAGLDLIDLEEAERRHIRVFHAGTGNRDAVAEHMVGMLLGLLANILKADREVRQGIWDREGNRGYELGSLTVGLIGYGNNGSATARRLSGFGCRVMAYDKYLTDYGDAFAEEATLDQIIAEADVLSLHVPLTDDTRMMVNDEFIGRFAKPFYLVNVARGEITSLSALVRGLENGNVRGACLDVLENEKLAKLTPDQQASFDYLRQSDRVVLTPHIAGWTHESYVRINEVLVRQLIDL; translated from the coding sequence ATGTCCCAGAATCAGCGTTCTATTCTCATTGCCGACGAAATGCACCCGTCGCTCTTTGCCATGCTCGACGAAGCGGGCTTTAGTTATGATTACCAACCAAAAATCACGCGGGAAGGGCTGCTTGACCAGTTAGCTACGTTCGACGGGCTTATTATTCGCAGTAAAACAACCGTCGATAACGAGGTTTTTAGTAAGGCTCCTGCGCTGCAATTTATTGGTCGGGCCGGTGCTGGTTTGGATTTAATTGACCTTGAGGAAGCCGAACGCCGGCATATTCGCGTGTTTCATGCCGGTACGGGCAACCGGGACGCTGTAGCCGAGCATATGGTCGGGATGCTGCTTGGCCTGCTGGCCAACATTCTGAAAGCGGACCGGGAAGTACGACAGGGTATTTGGGATCGTGAAGGAAATCGCGGTTATGAGCTCGGCAGCCTGACGGTTGGACTGATTGGCTATGGTAACAACGGAAGTGCAACGGCCCGTCGGCTGAGTGGTTTCGGATGCCGGGTGATGGCCTACGACAAATACCTGACCGATTATGGCGATGCCTTCGCTGAAGAAGCCACGTTGGATCAGATCATTGCCGAAGCCGATGTGTTGAGTCTGCACGTTCCCTTAACGGATGATACCCGGATGATGGTCAACGATGAATTTATCGGTCGATTTGCCAAACCGTTTTATCTGGTCAATGTGGCGCGGGGTGAAATTACGTCGCTATCGGCGCTGGTTCGCGGCCTGGAAAATGGTAACGTGCGGGGCGCATGTCTCGATGTGCTCGAAAACGAAAAGCTGGCGAAACTAACTCCCGATCAGCAAGCGTCGTTCGATTACCTGCGTCAGTCGGATCGTGTAGTGCTGACACCCCACATTGCGGGCTGGACCCACGAAAGTTACGTCCGAATCAATGAAGTGCTAGTCCGTCAGTTGATTGATTTGTAG
- a CDS encoding putative toxin-antitoxin system toxin component, PIN family — MRVIIDTNVLLAALPKVSRFRTIITALVLGKFELAVSTAILLEYQEILSRKTNEIVATNFLEFLTKLPGVIRVDTPFIWNIIEADPDDNKFVDAGLMAGADYIITYDSHFNVVKSQPFPAIGVLTPDDFLFLLSTPKDQ, encoded by the coding sequence ATGAGGGTTATCATTGATACGAATGTCTTGCTGGCAGCACTTCCTAAAGTATCACGGTTCAGGACTATTATTACAGCACTAGTTCTAGGGAAGTTTGAACTGGCTGTCAGCACAGCTATTTTGCTTGAATACCAGGAAATCCTGTCTCGTAAAACAAATGAGATTGTTGCTACTAACTTCCTGGAGTTTCTAACAAAACTACCTGGTGTAATTCGCGTTGACACTCCGTTTATCTGGAACATTATTGAAGCTGACCCGGACGATAACAAATTTGTTGATGCGGGTCTGATGGCGGGTGCCGACTACATTATTACGTATGACAGCCACTTCAACGTTGTGAAATCACAGCCATTTCCAGCAATTGGCGTATTAACTCCGGATGATTTTTTATTTCTATTGTCTACTCCGAAAGATCAATAA
- the clpB gene encoding ATP-dependent chaperone ClpB, producing MDFKNYTVKAQEVVQKASEIALGNGQQGIETGHLLQAILSEDENVIGFITKKLGVNIQNTTAALQAILTTYPKVSGGNGSVYLSNDTTTALAKASNYTKEFGDEFVSVELMLLGLMAGKDQIATLLKDAGFGEKQTKAAINELRKGNSVKDQNAEAKYQSLERYSVNLNERARSGKIDPVIGRDEEIRRVLQILSRRTKNNPILLGEPGVGKTAIIEGLAQRIVSGDVPENLKTKTIISLDMGLLIAGAKYKGEFEERLKAVIKEVTDSDGQIILFIDEIHTLVGAGGGGEGAMDAANLLKPALSRGELHTIGATTLKEYQKYIEKDKALERRFQAVVVDEPDMADAISILRGIKGKYELHHGVRIKDDAVIAAVELSTRYITDRFLPDKAIDLMDEAAAKLRLEMDSVPEELDELNRRIMQLEIEREAIRRENDKEKETLLNRQIADLSEQRNSLQAKWENEKASVNEGRTLKEQLDQLRFEAEQAERAGDYGKVAEIRYGRIPELETKLNTLDKDDADNNASERMMQEEVTSEDIAEVVAKWTGIPVSKMLQSDREKLLNLEKVLGKRVAGQHEAIEVVADAVRRSRAGMQDPKRPIGSFIFLGTTGVGKTEVARTLAEYLFNDENAMVRIDMSEYQERHAVSRLIGAPPGYVGYDEGGQLTEAVRRKPYSVVLLDEIEKAHPDVWNILLQVLDEGRLTDNKGRVANFKNTIIIMTSNIGSHLIQEKFADDEGWNHSLVLEEAKSAVMELLRQTIRPEFLNRIDEIVMFEPLTQANIRKIVDIQFNEIKKRLAENGIQLDATEEALTKIGEEGFDPQFGARPLKRVLQRRVLNELSKAILASTVKKESVVLMELNQDGEIAFTNLDAEIDRARL from the coding sequence ATGGACTTTAAGAATTACACCGTAAAAGCACAGGAAGTTGTCCAGAAGGCATCTGAAATTGCCCTCGGCAACGGCCAGCAAGGAATCGAGACGGGTCACCTGCTCCAGGCGATCCTGTCGGAAGATGAGAACGTTATCGGATTCATCACCAAAAAACTTGGCGTCAACATACAGAATACCACTGCCGCGTTACAGGCCATTCTGACTACCTACCCAAAGGTTTCGGGAGGCAACGGAAGCGTTTACCTGAGTAACGACACCACCACAGCTTTAGCCAAGGCCAGTAACTACACGAAAGAATTCGGCGATGAATTTGTAAGCGTCGAGTTGATGTTGCTGGGCCTTATGGCGGGCAAAGACCAAATTGCAACCCTACTGAAGGATGCTGGTTTCGGCGAAAAACAAACGAAAGCAGCAATCAACGAACTTAGAAAAGGAAATTCGGTGAAAGACCAAAACGCAGAAGCAAAATATCAATCGTTAGAACGGTATAGCGTCAACCTCAACGAACGGGCACGGTCGGGCAAAATTGACCCGGTTATTGGTCGCGACGAAGAAATTCGGCGGGTACTACAAATCCTGAGCCGTCGGACCAAAAACAACCCGATTCTGCTCGGTGAACCCGGTGTTGGTAAAACGGCTATCATTGAGGGACTTGCCCAACGCATCGTGTCGGGCGACGTGCCTGAGAACCTGAAAACCAAGACCATTATCTCGCTCGATATGGGGCTGCTCATTGCCGGTGCTAAATACAAAGGCGAGTTCGAGGAGCGGCTGAAAGCAGTTATTAAAGAAGTGACCGACTCCGACGGACAGATCATTCTGTTCATCGATGAGATTCATACACTCGTGGGTGCCGGGGGTGGTGGCGAAGGGGCAATGGATGCAGCCAACCTGCTCAAGCCAGCGCTGTCGCGTGGTGAACTCCATACCATCGGTGCCACTACGCTGAAAGAGTATCAGAAATACATTGAGAAAGACAAAGCCCTCGAACGGCGTTTCCAGGCCGTAGTTGTGGATGAACCGGACATGGCCGATGCCATTTCGATTCTGCGCGGTATCAAAGGAAAATACGAGCTGCACCACGGTGTCCGGATCAAAGACGATGCGGTCATTGCCGCCGTTGAGCTATCAACGCGCTACATCACTGACCGTTTTCTACCCGACAAAGCCATTGACCTTATGGATGAGGCAGCGGCTAAACTACGGCTGGAAATGGACTCGGTTCCCGAAGAACTCGACGAACTAAACAGGCGGATTATGCAGCTGGAAATTGAGCGGGAAGCGATTCGGCGGGAAAACGATAAAGAAAAAGAAACCCTGTTGAACAGGCAGATTGCCGACCTGAGCGAGCAACGGAACAGCCTGCAAGCCAAGTGGGAAAACGAGAAAGCGTCGGTCAATGAAGGGCGCACGCTAAAAGAACAGCTTGATCAACTTCGTTTTGAAGCCGAACAGGCCGAACGCGCGGGTGACTACGGTAAAGTTGCCGAAATTCGTTACGGTCGGATTCCGGAACTCGAAACAAAACTCAATACGCTGGATAAAGACGATGCGGATAACAACGCGTCGGAGCGGATGATGCAGGAAGAAGTGACCTCAGAAGACATCGCCGAAGTGGTTGCCAAATGGACGGGCATACCAGTGTCGAAGATGCTGCAAAGTGATCGCGAGAAGCTGCTTAACCTGGAGAAAGTACTCGGCAAACGCGTAGCCGGACAACACGAAGCGATTGAAGTTGTTGCGGACGCCGTACGTCGGAGCCGGGCCGGTATGCAGGATCCCAAACGGCCTATCGGTTCGTTTATCTTCCTTGGTACGACGGGCGTTGGTAAAACAGAAGTTGCCCGGACGCTGGCCGAATACCTGTTCAATGATGAGAACGCCATGGTGCGGATCGATATGTCGGAATACCAGGAGCGCCACGCAGTAAGCCGGTTGATCGGTGCCCCTCCGGGCTACGTTGGTTACGACGAAGGTGGTCAGCTGACCGAAGCCGTACGTCGGAAGCCCTATTCGGTGGTTTTGCTTGACGAGATCGAAAAAGCGCACCCTGATGTCTGGAACATCCTCTTGCAGGTACTTGATGAAGGTCGTCTGACCGATAATAAAGGACGCGTGGCCAACTTCAAGAACACGATCATTATCATGACTTCGAACATCGGTAGCCACCTGATTCAGGAGAAGTTTGCCGACGATGAAGGCTGGAATCATTCGCTGGTTCTGGAAGAAGCGAAGTCGGCGGTGATGGAGTTGCTGCGGCAAACGATCCGGCCCGAATTCCTGAACCGGATTGACGAAATTGTGATGTTCGAGCCGCTGACGCAGGCTAACATCCGCAAAATCGTGGATATTCAGTTCAATGAGATCAAGAAACGCCTGGCCGAAAATGGCATTCAGCTCGACGCTACGGAAGAAGCGCTTACCAAAATCGGTGAAGAAGGTTTCGATCCGCAGTTTGGTGCCCGTCCGCTGAAACGCGTGTTGCAACGTCGCGTTCTCAACGAACTGTCCAAAGCGATTCTCGCCAGCACGGTCAAAAAAGAGTCCGTGGTCTTAATGGAGCTTAACCAGGATGGTGAGATTGCCTTCACCAACCTCGATGCGGAGATCGATCGTGCCCGGTTGTAA
- a CDS encoding sensor histidine kinase, translating into MSPSQSGILNRFVAAFIRHRRLVRSVGRVLIISSIIAVALSMATLSVGNDWPVFTVFSLTLLTQHLLIYYLMGYWLLPRLLYKRRLGWLLLWIMLGIWIVYVINRTMIVTVDPTYPQSIRYITQIRSLLEGKGWFGPFLSLRVFLWNFIFSVFSPFIFLTLKVIKDTAVLRQQQFQLQRNRLLLDQANTILKQDFLKAQVSPHFLFNTLNSIYSHVVSVDEGAADMVLRLAELMRYNLDMTSATQVLLQEEIAYLQSYIVLEQARHGDRLFVDVDVSETLTDYMIAPLLLGAYVENAFKHGIRSGAEGSYVLVSVAMEADTLLFAVENSISHGPTVTVARKSGGVGLLNVRKRLALLYAGRHSVEQDITDQYYRVTLRIDLTRAGAIDALT; encoded by the coding sequence GTGAGTCCCTCTCAATCGGGTATACTCAATCGATTTGTTGCCGCCTTTATTCGCCATCGTCGCCTGGTCCGCAGCGTTGGCCGGGTTCTGATTATCAGCTCAATCATTGCGGTTGCACTGAGCATGGCCACGTTATCGGTCGGTAACGACTGGCCGGTGTTTACGGTGTTCAGTCTTACGCTATTGACCCAGCATCTGCTCATTTACTACCTGATGGGCTACTGGCTGTTGCCGCGTCTATTGTACAAACGTCGGCTGGGGTGGCTCCTGCTCTGGATCATGCTGGGTATTTGGATCGTATACGTGATCAACCGGACAATGATCGTTACCGTTGATCCGACCTATCCGCAGTCGATCCGCTACATCACGCAAATTCGCTCGCTACTTGAGGGGAAAGGTTGGTTCGGCCCGTTTCTATCCTTACGGGTCTTCCTCTGGAATTTTATTTTCAGCGTTTTTTCCCCCTTTATTTTTCTGACGCTCAAAGTCATTAAGGATACGGCTGTTCTGCGCCAGCAGCAATTTCAGCTCCAGCGAAACCGCCTGTTGCTCGATCAGGCCAATACTATTCTGAAGCAGGATTTCCTGAAAGCGCAGGTCAGTCCGCACTTCCTTTTCAATACACTCAACAGCATTTATTCACACGTCGTCAGCGTTGACGAGGGAGCGGCTGACATGGTTCTGCGCCTGGCCGAACTGATGCGGTACAACCTGGATATGACCAGCGCCACGCAGGTGCTCCTCCAGGAAGAGATCGCCTACCTGCAAAGCTATATTGTTCTTGAACAGGCCCGGCATGGTGATCGTCTTTTCGTGGACGTCGACGTAAGCGAAACGCTAACCGATTACATGATTGCCCCCCTACTGCTAGGAGCCTACGTCGAAAATGCGTTCAAACACGGAATCCGATCGGGTGCCGAGGGTTCCTATGTGCTCGTCAGCGTAGCGATGGAGGCCGATACGCTTCTGTTTGCGGTCGAAAACAGCATTAGTCACGGACCAACGGTCACAGTAGCCCGCAAATCGGGTGGGGTCGGCTTGCTGAATGTGCGAAAGCGGCTAGCATTGCTGTACGCCGGGCGGCATAGCGTCGAACAGGACATTACGGATCAGTACTACCGCGTTACGCTACGGATCGATCTGACCCGAGCTGGCGCAATCGATGCCCTGACCTAA
- a CDS encoding DUF2281 domain-containing protein gives MLTSIRGTYEDGQITLDEQPPVTRKARVIVTILDEVAKPVIQFGRMKDNFWMTDTFNDPIDDLNDYM, from the coding sequence ATGCTTACATCCATCAGAGGCACCTACGAAGACGGCCAGATTACGCTGGACGAGCAACCTCCCGTAACACGCAAAGCTCGCGTGATCGTGACAATTCTGGATGAAGTCGCCAAGCCAGTAATTCAGTTTGGCCGTATGAAAGATAATTTCTGGATGACAGATACCTTCAACGATCCAATTGATGATTTGAATGATTATATGTAA
- a CDS encoding type II toxin-antitoxin system VapC family toxin, with the protein MQILLDTQAIIRSLEDGNKITSKAQDAMLSADAVFVSPISFYELAIKLRIGRDIGSKRPLDDIITESLASGFQWLPLQRHHVAAYQQILLFDNHRDPFDRMMLAIALAEGLTVVSADHNFPLYNDLVDILW; encoded by the coding sequence ATGCAAATCTTACTGGATACGCAGGCAATCATTCGGTCACTTGAAGACGGAAACAAAATTACATCGAAGGCGCAGGACGCCATGCTGTCGGCCGATGCGGTCTTTGTTAGTCCTATAAGTTTCTACGAGTTAGCGATCAAACTTCGTATTGGTCGGGATATAGGCTCTAAGCGACCATTGGATGATATCATTACCGAATCGTTGGCATCTGGCTTTCAGTGGTTACCATTGCAACGTCATCACGTAGCGGCTTACCAGCAAATACTACTTTTTGACAATCACCGCGATCCTTTCGATCGAATGATGCTGGCAATAGCATTGGCTGAAGGCTTGACTGTTGTTTCTGCGGACCATAATTTCCCACTTTACAACGATTTGGTTGACATACTGTGGTAA
- a CDS encoding YicC/YloC family endoribonuclease encodes MLKSMTGFGNATVEAGSLSVTAEVKTLNSKFLDIYCRIPRQFSDKEIELRALLTQQLERGKVELSLNLTRTNAIRPGVTINRPLVGAYVSDLKETANGMLMSIPDSDVLQLALQQPNAYLTESNDTTADSSDWETVLSAVKEAIRRCDEFRRQDGAVLESKFQQYIQIITDRLADIELQDVRRIPAVRDRMRNSVKELLDSETFDHNRFEQELVYYVEKFDISEEKVRLSNHLDYFLEVLATEEANGKKLNFISQEIGREINTIGSKANDAAIQRFVVQMKDELEKIKEQTMNVI; translated from the coding sequence ATGCTCAAATCCATGACTGGCTTCGGCAACGCAACGGTAGAAGCTGGTAGTCTATCGGTAACGGCTGAAGTAAAAACCCTCAACTCTAAATTCTTAGATATTTATTGCCGGATTCCCCGGCAGTTTTCGGATAAGGAAATTGAATTGCGTGCGCTATTGACGCAACAGTTGGAGCGCGGCAAGGTCGAATTATCGCTGAATCTGACCCGTACCAATGCCATACGGCCCGGCGTAACCATCAACCGACCGCTGGTGGGTGCTTACGTCAGCGATTTGAAAGAGACCGCGAACGGTATGCTGATGAGCATTCCCGATAGCGACGTTCTTCAACTGGCCCTGCAACAGCCCAACGCCTACCTGACGGAATCGAACGATACCACCGCTGACTCATCCGACTGGGAAACTGTGCTATCAGCCGTAAAAGAGGCTATTCGGCGGTGTGACGAATTCCGTCGGCAGGACGGGGCCGTGCTGGAAAGCAAATTTCAGCAGTACATCCAGATCATTACCGATCGGTTGGCGGACATTGAACTACAGGACGTCAGACGGATTCCTGCCGTGCGGGACCGGATGCGAAACTCTGTTAAAGAACTGCTGGACAGCGAGACGTTCGACCACAACCGCTTTGAACAGGAGCTCGTTTACTACGTCGAGAAATTCGATATATCCGAAGAAAAAGTTCGGCTCAGCAATCACCTCGACTATTTTCTGGAAGTGCTTGCAACAGAAGAAGCGAATGGTAAAAAACTGAATTTCATCTCGCAGGAAATTGGACGTGAGATCAATACGATTGGTTCCAAAGCCAATGACGCGGCCATTCAGCGCTTCGTTGTGCAGATGAAAGACGAACTGGAGAAAATTAAGGAACAAACGATGAACGTTATCTAG
- a CDS encoding TspO/MBR family protein, which translates to MKNSSFWRIATTVFAVGSILYTTLSSSQSRQQSRQRQQEDPDDSDHEYDVPVEYQHVFEKNLIVPAGWAFGVVWSTIYTGLGALLVHQALPSQVFNPRYQKALPWWWTSLTCNAIFGRFFSQNDPQSIVISDLTTKFNLPAALALHQSLEIGKTDVPTPEKYLRIPVSLYAGWLTAATVVGTPNTLLTLGWWERDEERDEPVAAGILGATAGAGYLIARQLNDPWYMVPFVAAFGGIANRQWNKPVVGWTAASLAAVYVGLLAYWLPRGKFKEYDKIIVHDAEAEVITEGIETSEPHQAEIVRERMKPIEAEGLD; encoded by the coding sequence ATGAAAAACTCATCATTTTGGCGTATTGCGACAACCGTGTTCGCTGTCGGTAGTATTCTTTACACAACGCTTTCGAGCAGTCAGTCCCGCCAGCAGAGCCGCCAGCGTCAGCAGGAAGACCCGGACGATTCAGATCACGAGTATGACGTTCCGGTCGAATATCAACACGTTTTCGAAAAGAACCTGATCGTTCCGGCTGGCTGGGCGTTTGGCGTCGTCTGGTCAACGATTTACACCGGACTGGGCGCTCTGTTGGTTCATCAGGCATTGCCGTCACAGGTGTTTAATCCGCGTTACCAGAAGGCGCTTCCGTGGTGGTGGACAAGCCTGACCTGCAATGCCATTTTTGGTCGTTTCTTTTCGCAGAACGATCCACAGAGCATTGTCATCTCCGACCTGACGACCAAGTTCAATTTACCGGCGGCACTGGCTTTACATCAGAGTCTGGAAATCGGCAAAACCGACGTACCCACACCCGAAAAATACCTTCGGATTCCAGTCAGTCTTTACGCGGGTTGGCTAACGGCAGCAACCGTTGTTGGTACGCCCAACACGCTGCTCACGCTCGGCTGGTGGGAGCGCGACGAGGAACGTGACGAGCCCGTTGCCGCCGGTATTCTGGGCGCTACAGCCGGAGCTGGCTATCTGATCGCCCGACAACTCAACGACCCATGGTATATGGTTCCGTTCGTAGCGGCTTTCGGTGGTATTGCGAACCGGCAGTGGAACAAACCAGTTGTTGGCTGGACAGCTGCAAGTCTGGCAGCCGTTTATGTAGGTCTATTGGCCTACTGGCTCCCCAGAGGCAAGTTTAAGGAGTACGACAAAATCATCGTTCACGACGCGGAGGCCGAGGTAATTACCGAAGGCATCGAAACGTCAGAGCCGCATCAGGCCGAGATCGTTCGCGAACGGATGAAGCCCATAGAGGCCGAAGGATTAGATTAA